In the genome of Bremerella sp. P1, the window TCAAACTGGCCCACGCGTCCCAAATAGCGAGCACAGTGACGCATGACCTCCATATCGCCTGGTGAGCCATCCATCGCGTTTTTCATGTAACGCAGGCCCACCTCGTTGTAGCGCATCGCTTCGCACGCATCGACCATCCCCCGCAGCGTGACGCTGTCGTACGGGTTGCTCTTGAGCAGGTCGATTCCTTCCTTGATGACGTCCTGCCATTTTTTGGCCGCCAAAGCCTTTTTCAGGCCACCTTTGCCGCCAAAACCCGAGAATAGCGAGCCTTTCTTCTTACCTTTGAACTTTAAGTCGAGGTTTTCGAGCATCTTCTCGACGTAGACTAGATTCGCAGGGTCCCGCTTGCAGCAATCCCCCAGCAGGCTATGCGCATAGTCATAGTCGTACTTCGGTTTGCTCATCATCTGCATCGCGTGGTCGAACAGCTGCTGGAGCTGTTTACGCAGCGCAGGCGAGACCTCGTAGTCGGCATCTTCGGAGACAGAGAAACTTCCACCGTCAGACATAAGCTGGCCAAATCAATCAGATACGCATGGGGACTTTTAAGCACTTGCCAAGCACAATAATCCGTTACTCCTATTGTATCAACCGCTTCCGTCCGAGGGTGGATTCGTTTTAAATTCATGAAAGCGTACGATTTCATGCCTAAAACCTCTCCGATGAGGGACCGCTGTGACACCCACTGATCAAGATTCCGCTGCGACAGGACCAGGAACCGTCTATCTGGTTGGTAGCGGGCCCGGCGATGCGGGTCTTATCACGCAGCGAGGTATCCAGTGTCTCCAGCAGGCCGATGTGGTCCTGTACGACTACCTCTCGAACCCGGAGCTGCTCGAATACGCTGAGTCGGCTGAGCAGATGCACTGCCTGGGCAGCCACGCCCAGCGAAAGCTTTGGTCACAGGACCGGATCAACGAAGAAATGGTTGCCCAGGCCAAGCAGGGGAAGACCGTCGTCCGGCTAAAAAGTGGCGACCCGACCGTCTTCGCCAGAGCCACCGAAGAAATCGAGGCCCTGCGAGCCGCCGACGTCCCTTTCCAGATTGTCCCCGGCATCACCACGGCATTGGCTGCCAGCGCTTACGCCGGCATTCCGCTGACCCACTCCGACCATGCCTCGGCAGTTGCGTTTGTGACCGGACATGAAAAGCCGGGCAAGGATGGCTCGGCGATCGACTTCGCCGGTCTGGCCAGTTTTCCCGGCACGTTGGTCTTCTACATGGGCGTCACCACGGCTCCCCAGTGGTCGGCCCAGTTGATCGAGCATGGCAAGTCGCCGGACACCCCGTGCGCGATCATCCGCCGCTGTAGCTGGCCCGACCAGGAGACCTTTCGCTGCACGCTGGGCGAGATACCCAACTTGCTGCACTCAGGCTCCAAGATTCGTCCGCCGGTGATTACGGTCGTGGGGGAAGTCGCTCAAGATCACAGCATTCCCAATTGGTTTGAACAGCGCGCGTTGTTCGGGCAAACGTTCCTCATCACGCGTCCCGAACATCAGGCGGCCGAACTGAGATATCCGCTCGCGGAACTAGGTGCGGAAGTATTCGTGCAGCCAGCGATCGATATCAATATCGCCAAAGATCCGGCCCCATTGAACGAGGCGATCGCATACTTGAAGTCGTTTGATTGGATCGCGTTCTCGAGTCGCAACGGCGTGACTTTCTTTATGCAGCGGCTACGTAGCTTAGACTTCGACTTCCGCATGCTGGGGCACCTGAAGATCGGTGCGATCGGCCCAGGCACGGCGGAGCAGCTGGCCAGCTATGGCTTCCAAGCGGATATCATTCCCGACGAGTATCGAGCCGAATCACTGGTTGAAGCGATGGCCGAACAAGTGAACGGCAAACGGGTGCTTCTACCACGAGCGTCACGCGGTCGGGACGTCTTGCCCGTCGGACTTGCCCAGCACGGCGCCGACGTGACGGAAGTGATCACCTACGAAAGCTCCGACGTGACCGAGGTTTCGCCTGAGGTTAAGCGGCAGATGGAATCCAGCGGGTTTGACTGGGTGATCATCACCAGTAGTGCGATCGCCAGGGCGACGGCTCAGTTGGTGCCTGAAGCGATGAGCAGCAGCAACATCGTCAGCATCAGCCCGATTACTTCCGATACAATCCGCGAGCTCGGCTACGAGGTCACGGTGGAAGCCAAGGTGTACACGATGGACGGCATCGTCCAGGCGATTCTCGAGTACGAAGACCAGAACTCGGTCTAGCTTTTATCGCTGATAGATCGGCAAATAGCCCTTGTCCAGCTGCATCATGATCAGATTGCAAGCCGTGACGTAGATGGGGCCAATGCTGGTTTCGTCCCAGTAACCTTCGCCGTTCTGCTCGCCGGTGATGCGGTCGTACAGGCGGTTACGGAATGCTTCCCAGAATGATTTGTCGTCGGTACCTTCTCGGTAGACCACCTGCGAGTAATACAGGTACGAGTAGTGCCAGTGGCTGAAACTCTGGGCCTGGGTTTGGATCTGGTAGAGGTTCTTCTTGCAGTAGTCGAGCATCTTCTTGACGACGTCCGACTTCGATTCGCCGGCGTTCTGCAAGCAGCAGATCGAAGCCGCTGTAATCGCCGGACGAGACGTGCCCCGGTTCTTTGAGCTATACGAAATGCCTCCGTCCGGATTCTGGCAGTCGTAGATGTACTTCTTGGCGTTCTCGATCACTTCGGTTGGCACCGGGATACCCGCGTTGCGGCAGCCGCGTAAACCTTGGACCTGGGTGATGGTGGTCGAACCTTCGTCGAAGTCGTTACCGTCCTTCGCACTCACGTAGCCCCATCCGCCCGACTTGGTTTGGGCGAAGACACTGAACTTCACCGCATTGGTCAAGATCTTGATCAGTTCTTCCCGACGCAGCGAGTCTTCCTCTTCCCCCAGCACCTGCGAGAGAAACAGCATCGAGAAACCATGACCGTACGTGTAGCGGTTGTCGGTCAGCGGGTCGCCGATCAAGCCGTTCGGGCGAGCCTTCGATACGAGGAACTCGACGGCACGGCGTAAGTTCTCGGAGTAGGGTCCCTGCATCGTGGTCGAACCAGAAGCACACAGGGCCGTGCCTGCCAATGCGGTCATCGCGGTGGGATAGTTGGCGGCCGTCCAGTGACCGAGCCGCGATTGGGTACGCTGAACCCAGGCCAGGCCTTTCTCAACGCACGCTTCCCAGGTGCGTCGTTGTGAATCGGATGGAGGAGCGGCCCATAGAGGTGGAGCAGCAGCGGCTGCGGACAATCCTCCCAGCATTCCCAACATTCGTCGGCGATTCATATTCAGCACTCGCTATCTCCCTTGATTTGCTTTGGCTCTGCTCTATTTTTCCAGCCAAAGCGAACCACGTAAAGCAAACTTTCTCGTTACCAGGGGGCGAGAAGCGGAAAGTCGCACGATTCATCGCACGAATTCCCACACAATGGGGCAGATGCGCCGAACTACTTTTGTTCGGCGAAGGTGGTATAAGACAGAAATCCGAGGATCGCAGCGCAGATTACAAACGCCAAGTCCATCGTCATGCTGACGCCACCAAACGGAACGCCTGCCAACATGTCGAGCGCAAATATCAGAAGTAGGAGAACGGAGACCCCCATTCCCACAATCGTCAGCGCTTTCGGCATTGGCAACTCCTGGAGCAAATCAGCGATACGCTACGTAGTGATAAGGCAAATTTTGACCAATTTATCTAGCCCATCCAGTATACCTCAAGCTTCGGCAATGTCACCTAGAGTGCACAATCTGCCGATCAAGGGGCATCCGACGAGCGTTATCCGCCGCGTGGATGGTGTTGGGCGAATGGAAAAGTCTTTAAATTGGTACGGAACCGACCCGGTCAAAACCGTCCTAATTTACGTCGTAACTATATTTCCAACAAGTCTTTTGGTCGATCTTAAAAGAAGCTTTTCATGACGTTTTCTGACGATTCTCGCTGGCAATCCTTCCGTCAGGCGATGCCGGTCACCCAGAAATGGGCCTATTTTGATCACGCAGCGGTCGCTCCGCTGCCGGGAACGACCGCTCTGGCAATCAAAAACTGGTGCGACCAGGCCGCCCATGAGGGGGATGTCGTCTGGCTCGACTGGGAACGAGCGGTCGAAAACACCCGCGAGTCCGGGGCCAAGCTGATTGGGGCGAAGAAGGAAGAGATTGCCCTGGTCAGTAACACGACCCATGGCATCAATCTGGTCGCGGAAGGACTTGCCTGGAAGCCAGGAGACAACCTGGTGGTGTTGGGCAACGAGTTTCCCTCGAATCTTTACCCGTGGCTGCATCAGCAATCCAAAGGGGTCGAGGTTCGCGTCATTCCCGTCGACGGAGTGCAGCCTGACTTAAACCGAATTGCCGAGGCCTGCGACCAAAGGACACGTCTCTTGTCCATCAGTTGGGTCAGCTACAAGACCGGCTGGCGGATCAATCCGAAAGAGCTGGCCAAGATCGCGCACGATGCCGGAGCGTTGTTCTTTCTCGACGCGATCCAGGGCATGGGCGTCTTTCCGCTGGACGTCCGCGACGCCGATATCGATTTCCTGGCAGCCGACGGACACAAGTGGATGCTCGGCCCGGAAGGGGCAGGGCTGTTCTATGTGAAGCAAGAACTATTGAGCGAGCTGCATCCCATCGGGATTGGTTGGAACAGCGTGGCCGGCCGGAAGAACTTCGATAAGATCGACCTGACCTTCCGAGATACGGCCGCCCGATACGAAGGGGGATCGCAGAACATGCCTGGCTTGATTGGCCTGGGAGCAAGTCTCGATCTTCTTCTGGAATATGGTGCCGGCCCCAAAACATCGGCCATTGGCGATCGCGTACTGGAAGTCACGGACTTTGCCTGCCAGCGACTGGAGAGTGTCGGGGCCAAGATTTTGGCCAGTCGCCAGGGAGACGAACGTTCCGGCATCGTGTCGTTCCAGGTACCAGGCAAGTTACCTCAAGACCTCCGCGCGGCGGGTCAGAAAATGGGGGTAAACTTTAGCGTTCGCGGTGACTTTGCTCGGATCAGTCCGCATGCCTACAACAATCAGGCAGATATCGAGCGATTGCTAGAAACGTTGGCCGCTGTGGATTAAGCTTTCAGCTGACTGACACTTATCGCGCGAGAAGAATACGACGGTTCGATTCGCGCTCTTCAAATTGCCCCACTCGGAAAAGCTGATGGTTGACTTCACCGATCGAGAAGAAGAACTGGCCGAAGTGCTTCCCAGCGAACCGGCACGGCCCAAGAAGATCACGATTGTGGTCGTGATCGCAATCATCCTGGCCGTCCTTTACCTGATGGGCTTCCTGGGGACTATCCCCGGTCTCATCATGCAAACGGTCTCGCCAGGCGGATTTAACTTCGCGACCGACTCGGACGATCCCCAAATGCGGATGCAAGCCGAACTGCAAGCCAACCTGGCCGAGGTAACCCAGACCTATTTTATCCCGCTAATCCTGTTAGCCCTGGCCACGCTGGCGGTCGGTAGCTTTTTGCTGTACTCCAGCATTCAAGTTCTCCGTCGTGGCGAGCTCGCCGATTATCGTTTGTTCAACAATTCGCTCATCTTCGCGATTGTGCTGGTCATCGCTAACACTGTTGGAACGGTGCTCATCCAAATCGCCAACTGGAACGCCATCCAGAGTGCGCTGTCGTCCGGAGACGCTGGCCCTCAGGGCGAGCTCATGAGGAATATCATGATGTTCTCGATGGTGCTGGGCATCGGGATGGGCGTGGCTTTTGAACTCGGCAAGTTGATCTACTTCATCATTGCTCGCTGGATGATCGGTCATTACATCACGACACTCGACAAGTCGTAACACCCCTGACACTTGATAGAAACACTTCTGGACTGAATCGATGGCGGATGGCAACCGAATCGGCGTATATGTGGGATCGTTCGACCCGATCACGCTGGGGCACCTTAACCTGATCGAGCGGAGCAGTAAGCTCGTCGATCGCTTGATCGTTGGGATCGGCATCAATGCGGAAAAGTCGGGGCTATTCAGCCCTGAAGAACGCGTCGACCTGGTCGAGCGCGTCACTGCCGAGATGCCCAATGTCGAAGTCCAAACGTTTAGCGGCCTGGCCGTCGAGTTCGTTCGTAGTGTCGGTGCCCGTGTGATGATCCGTGGTATTCGTCCTTTGACCGATATCGCCGGCGAATTCACGATGATGATGGCCAATCGCAAGCTCGACAGCGAGATTGAAACGATCTTCCTCATGGCCGACGAAGAGTTTGGCCACGTTTCCAGTTCGCTGCTGAAACAGATCACGCCGCTGGCTAACGACGAGCAGTTGGAGAAATTCGTTCCCAGCTCGATCATTCCCGACCTAAGAGCCAAGCTGGCGAAGTAAGCCTAGTCGTTCCAGTCGGACTTCAAGTGCAGCTCATCATCATGGGCTGGCGTCTTTCCGCGTAAAGCCTCTTGAGCCTTCTTGTAGAGGACCGCTCGGCGGCGGCGAATGAGTTGCTTCAGGTCGTAGTCGGTG includes:
- the cobA gene encoding uroporphyrinogen-III C-methyltransferase translates to MTPTDQDSAATGPGTVYLVGSGPGDAGLITQRGIQCLQQADVVLYDYLSNPELLEYAESAEQMHCLGSHAQRKLWSQDRINEEMVAQAKQGKTVVRLKSGDPTVFARATEEIEALRAADVPFQIVPGITTALAASAYAGIPLTHSDHASAVAFVTGHEKPGKDGSAIDFAGLASFPGTLVFYMGVTTAPQWSAQLIEHGKSPDTPCAIIRRCSWPDQETFRCTLGEIPNLLHSGSKIRPPVITVVGEVAQDHSIPNWFEQRALFGQTFLITRPEHQAAELRYPLAELGAEVFVQPAIDINIAKDPAPLNEAIAYLKSFDWIAFSSRNGVTFFMQRLRSLDFDFRMLGHLKIGAIGPGTAEQLASYGFQADIIPDEYRAESLVEAMAEQVNGKRVLLPRASRGRDVLPVGLAQHGADVTEVITYESSDVTEVSPEVKRQMESSGFDWVIITSSAIARATAQLVPEAMSSSNIVSISPITSDTIRELGYEVTVEAKVYTMDGIVQAILEYEDQNSV
- a CDS encoding prenyltransferase/squalene oxidase repeat-containing protein is translated as MNRRRMLGMLGGLSAAAAAPPLWAAPPSDSQRRTWEACVEKGLAWVQRTQSRLGHWTAANYPTAMTALAGTALCASGSTTMQGPYSENLRRAVEFLVSKARPNGLIGDPLTDNRYTYGHGFSMLFLSQVLGEEEDSLRREELIKILTNAVKFSVFAQTKSGGWGYVSAKDGNDFDEGSTTITQVQGLRGCRNAGIPVPTEVIENAKKYIYDCQNPDGGISYSSKNRGTSRPAITAASICCLQNAGESKSDVVKKMLDYCKKNLYQIQTQAQSFSHWHYSYLYYSQVVYREGTDDKSFWEAFRNRLYDRITGEQNGEGYWDETSIGPIYVTACNLIMMQLDKGYLPIYQR
- a CDS encoding aminotransferase class V-fold PLP-dependent enzyme, which produces MTFSDDSRWQSFRQAMPVTQKWAYFDHAAVAPLPGTTALAIKNWCDQAAHEGDVVWLDWERAVENTRESGAKLIGAKKEEIALVSNTTHGINLVAEGLAWKPGDNLVVLGNEFPSNLYPWLHQQSKGVEVRVIPVDGVQPDLNRIAEACDQRTRLLSISWVSYKTGWRINPKELAKIAHDAGALFFLDAIQGMGVFPLDVRDADIDFLAADGHKWMLGPEGAGLFYVKQELLSELHPIGIGWNSVAGRKNFDKIDLTFRDTAARYEGGSQNMPGLIGLGASLDLLLEYGAGPKTSAIGDRVLEVTDFACQRLESVGAKILASRQGDERSGIVSFQVPGKLPQDLRAAGQKMGVNFSVRGDFARISPHAYNNQADIERLLETLAAVD
- the coaD gene encoding pantetheine-phosphate adenylyltransferase: MADGNRIGVYVGSFDPITLGHLNLIERSSKLVDRLIVGIGINAEKSGLFSPEERVDLVERVTAEMPNVEVQTFSGLAVEFVRSVGARVMIRGIRPLTDIAGEFTMMMANRKLDSEIETIFLMADEEFGHVSSSLLKQITPLANDEQLEKFVPSSIIPDLRAKLAK